ACTACTACAGAAGGAGGATCCCCTCAATCAAAATATTCAATTATTCCCAATAGATTTCTGTTTCGACGACTTTACTAACAACCCCGAAAGTCGAGGTTTAGTTTTTAAACTCAGCTAACTTCGGAGGCTCTATGCACCAGGTGAACATTCACGATGCCAAGACGAATCTGTCCCGGCTGATTGAGCAGGCTGTGAAAGGAGAGCCTTTTATTATCGCCAAGGCCGGCAAGCCCATGGTCACCGTAACCGCGTTTTCTCCGCCGCCTGATTCGGCAAGGCGGATCGGTTTTTTGCAGGGCATGATCACGGTTCCGGACGATTTTGACTCCATGGACA
This genomic window from Desulfomicrobium macestii contains:
- a CDS encoding type II toxin-antitoxin system Phd/YefM family antitoxin gives rise to the protein MHQVNIHDAKTNLSRLIEQAVKGEPFIIAKAGKPMVTVTAFSPPPDSARRIGFLQGMITVPDDFDSMDKEEIQSLFEGVK